From a region of the Aeoliella mucimassa genome:
- a CDS encoding DUF1559 domain-containing protein codes for MLGVEVKRSRATGFTLVELLVVIAIIGILVALLLPAVQSAREAARRTACQNNFKQVGIALHNYHSSKKVFPPGTNFTENTSESACPGIKPGIRSFGWSTFILPYMEEEVLYDQLDFDLEVFAGVNWDASTTLVEGYVCPSEVNDAKWVDCCSGADHGLGPGNDWRLSNMVGIGDSVEAHCWLYQPHSIGRGIFHNYSKVSVGKITDGTTNTIAVGEITSGMGVDANSNQAWIGVTWVTRAISDVYEGINGPGTLPGGRDDGIDPFDGDGGNRHDEYHRENGLSSYHPGGAHLLFADGSTQFVSDDVNQDVLFAWATRADGETVSGDTAGGVNRLPPSSGGGGTGGPIR; via the coding sequence ATGTTAGGAGTAGAGGTCAAACGTTCGCGTGCGACAGGGTTTACGCTCGTGGAACTGCTGGTGGTGATTGCCATTATTGGCATCCTCGTAGCCCTACTGTTGCCGGCAGTGCAATCGGCTCGCGAAGCGGCGCGTCGCACCGCTTGTCAGAATAACTTCAAGCAAGTCGGTATCGCGCTGCACAATTATCACAGTTCGAAGAAGGTCTTTCCACCGGGAACCAACTTCACGGAGAATACTTCGGAGTCCGCCTGCCCTGGCATAAAGCCTGGTATTCGCAGTTTTGGCTGGAGCACATTTATTCTTCCCTACATGGAAGAAGAGGTGCTGTACGACCAGCTCGACTTTGACCTCGAGGTGTTTGCGGGAGTCAATTGGGATGCTTCCACTACGCTGGTAGAAGGTTACGTGTGTCCTAGTGAAGTGAACGACGCCAAGTGGGTCGACTGCTGTTCGGGGGCCGATCATGGTCTAGGCCCAGGCAACGACTGGCGACTTTCGAATATGGTGGGCATTGGTGATAGTGTCGAAGCCCACTGTTGGTTATACCAACCCCATTCCATTGGGCGCGGTATCTTCCACAACTACAGCAAGGTATCGGTGGGTAAAATCACTGATGGAACCACTAATACGATTGCCGTTGGTGAAATCACCAGTGGTATGGGAGTGGATGCCAATAGTAATCAGGCATGGATTGGAGTCACGTGGGTCACTCGCGCGATTTCTGACGTGTACGAAGGCATCAATGGTCCTGGTACTTTGCCAGGGGGTCGGGACGACGGTATCGATCCTTTTGACGGCGATGGCGGCAATCGCCACGACGAATACCACCGCGAAAATGGCCTGTCGAGCTATCATCCCGGTGGGGCTCATCTGCTGTTTGCCGACGGTAGTACCCAGTTTGTCAGTGACGACGTGAACCAAGACGTACTATTCGCCTGGGCGACCCGTGCCGACGGCGAGACCGTGTCGGGCGATACCGCAGGTGGGGTGAATCGGTTGCCTCCGTCGAGCGGCGGCGGTGGCACCGGGGGGCCGATTCGCTAA
- a CDS encoding dihydrodipicolinate synthase family protein, with protein MNGHAFRLIAATYTPFNHDLSVDYSAIPAYAAELVKDGIREIFVNGTTGESLSLTVDERMQAVEAWKNSGSDLELIVHVGHNCLEECQRMAKHAEQNGVGAISAMSTTFIRPRKLDDLIEYVAQIALAAPETKFYYYHIPSMSGVPVDMDAFIARACEEIPNFAGVKYTHEDLGEFAACLAKWKDTIDLMFGRDELLLPATAHGAQMAVGSFYGLVPEVFRNIIQAVWSGDLDLARAWSLYSNKLIDACIKVGVPAAGKYMLAQKGIGTGKLRLPLRELDATQKLWLQEQFDALTPPSNISADSNSSSASMGLAGGS; from the coding sequence ATGAACGGCCATGCCTTCCGGCTAATTGCTGCTACCTACACTCCATTTAACCATGATCTCTCCGTCGACTACTCAGCCATCCCGGCCTACGCGGCTGAGTTGGTGAAGGATGGCATTCGCGAGATCTTCGTGAATGGCACAACCGGCGAAAGTCTTTCGCTTACCGTCGACGAACGCATGCAGGCGGTGGAAGCCTGGAAGAACAGCGGCAGCGATTTAGAGCTCATCGTGCACGTTGGACACAATTGTCTGGAAGAGTGCCAACGGATGGCCAAGCACGCCGAGCAGAATGGTGTGGGGGCTATCTCGGCGATGTCGACCACATTCATCCGCCCTCGCAAGCTCGACGACCTGATCGAGTACGTAGCTCAGATTGCCCTGGCGGCTCCAGAAACCAAGTTCTACTACTATCATATTCCGTCCATGAGCGGTGTGCCGGTCGATATGGACGCCTTCATCGCGCGGGCATGCGAAGAGATTCCCAACTTCGCTGGTGTCAAATACACCCACGAAGATCTCGGTGAATTTGCTGCCTGCTTGGCCAAGTGGAAAGATACCATCGATCTGATGTTCGGCCGCGATGAATTGCTGTTGCCAGCCACAGCGCATGGAGCCCAAATGGCAGTTGGAAGTTTCTACGGGCTGGTTCCCGAGGTGTTTCGCAATATCATCCAGGCAGTCTGGTCCGGCGATCTCGACTTGGCTCGCGCCTGGTCGCTGTATTCAAACAAGTTGATCGATGCTTGCATTAAGGTGGGAGTTCCGGCCGCTGGCAAGTACATGTTGGCGCAAAAAGGGATCGGCACTGGCAAGCTTCGGCTGCCGCTGCGCGAGCTCGATGCAACACAGAAGCTGTGGTTGCAAGAGCAGTTCGACGCGCTAACTCCGCCCAGCAATATCTCGGCCGACTCCAACAGTTCGTCAGCATCCATGGGGCTTGCTGGTGGTTCTTAA